The Palaeococcus ferrophilus DSM 13482 genome includes a window with the following:
- a CDS encoding TrmB family transcriptional regulator, with protein MESLLEKLKKFGFTKYEALTYITLLAHGPLTARGISQKGQIPYNRTYDVLTSLKERGFVEELEGKARTFVAVEPEVAFHRYSRSLKELVGEIKKFAEGMRIEDRKHAIWRFSSPEEVLLSMKNMMDETGFEFTLLAPSGFIPKVEDGLKGLLERGATVSIYTNEEPPLRLEGNLFVRITDKIGHIIAVRDTKEVLVSPSLVFNVGKELPSGFKSNFPEIVFSHYIYLRDIFEASEPLDYTLKDRGEIRFAMCYHALQVIEGLLREGLEVDAEVHTSSGEVLGGRVVDFTNTKIINNFVLEAGERRVLIGGPFSILEEYEAMGIVLRPKGTDSKNVAGE; from the coding sequence GTGGAGAGCCTGCTGGAAAAGCTCAAGAAGTTTGGGTTCACGAAGTACGAGGCCCTGACCTACATAACACTTCTCGCCCACGGCCCGCTCACGGCCAGGGGGATTTCGCAGAAGGGCCAGATTCCCTACAACAGAACCTACGATGTTTTGACCTCCCTCAAGGAGAGGGGCTTTGTCGAGGAGCTGGAGGGCAAGGCGAGGACGTTCGTGGCGGTTGAGCCCGAGGTGGCCTTCCACCGCTACAGCAGGTCGTTAAAGGAGCTGGTCGGGGAGATCAAAAAGTTCGCAGAGGGTATGAGGATTGAGGATAGGAAGCACGCGATATGGAGGTTCTCCTCCCCGGAGGAGGTTCTCCTGAGTATGAAAAACATGATGGATGAGACCGGGTTCGAGTTCACGTTGCTGGCTCCGAGTGGCTTCATCCCCAAAGTCGAGGACGGGCTGAAAGGGCTCCTGGAGCGGGGCGCCACAGTATCCATCTACACAAACGAAGAGCCTCCCCTAAGGTTAGAGGGCAACCTGTTCGTGAGGATAACGGACAAAATCGGACATATAATAGCCGTGAGGGACACCAAGGAGGTTCTGGTCTCACCGAGTCTCGTTTTCAACGTTGGCAAGGAGCTACCCTCAGGGTTCAAGTCCAATTTCCCTGAGATAGTCTTCTCGCACTACATATACCTCCGCGATATATTCGAGGCTTCGGAGCCACTCGACTACACCCTGAAGGACAGGGGTGAGATAAGGTTCGCAATGTGTTACCACGCCCTTCAGGTCATAGAGGGACTGCTCAGAGAGGGGCTTGAGGTGGACGCGGAGGTACATACGTCCTCCGGAGAGGTGCTTGGGGGGAGGGTGGTTGACTTCACCAACACCAAAATAATAAACAACTTCGTGCTGGAGGCAGGAGAAAGAAGGGTTCTCATCGGCGGGCCTTTTTCAATACTCGAAGAATATGAGGCCATGGGTATAGTCCTCCGTCCGAAGGGGACTGACAGCAAAAACGTTGCTGGGGAGTGA
- a CDS encoding arsenate reductase ArsC, producing MEEKLILFVCVKNSARSQMAEAFFNHFNDDPRFRAMSAGTEPAQEIDPLARKVMEEIGIPMDGQYPKLYTMEMADKAHIVITMGCLDKCPYAPPEKTWDWGLDDPYGQPIEKYREVRDEIKRRVLKLIEDLKAGKSREEIIPRKNLWVY from the coding sequence ATGGAGGAGAAGCTTATCCTCTTCGTGTGCGTGAAGAACTCCGCAAGGAGTCAGATGGCGGAAGCGTTCTTCAACCACTTCAACGACGACCCGAGGTTTAGGGCCATGAGCGCCGGGACGGAGCCTGCCCAAGAGATAGACCCCCTCGCGAGGAAGGTCATGGAGGAAATCGGCATCCCAATGGACGGTCAGTACCCAAAACTCTACACCATGGAGATGGCCGATAAAGCTCACATCGTCATCACGATGGGCTGCCTCGACAAGTGCCCCTACGCTCCGCCCGAAAAGACCTGGGACTGGGGACTCGATGACCCCTACGGCCAGCCAATAGAAAAGTACCGGGAAGTTAGGGACGAGATAAAGCGCCGTGTGCTAAAGCTCATCGAGGACTTGAAGGCGGGAAAGAGCAGGGAGGAGATAATCCCCCGAAAAAATCTCTGGGTTTATTAA
- a CDS encoding thiamine pyrophosphate-dependent enzyme, which yields MNVQLPTGRELFEPKRPGSEDVAWCPGCGNFGIRNILISALTELNLRPNQVAVISGIGQAAKMPHYINANGYHTLHGRSIPIATGVKASNPELTVIAEGGDGDMYAEGGNHLLHAIRRNPDITVLIHDNQVYGLTKGQASPTTMKGMKTPTQPWGVFEEPFNPLALAIALDASFVARTFMGYFKESVEIIKKAIQHKGLAIVDILHPCVSFNKVNTYAWYREHTYWMDDHDPYDREAAFRRAIESDPIPLGVFYINEKPTFEEMVPAYRKDKTPLWKRGPKHDLVEKFFEEKKL from the coding sequence ATGAACGTTCAGCTTCCAACGGGGAGGGAGCTCTTCGAGCCGAAGAGGCCGGGGAGTGAAGACGTCGCCTGGTGCCCGGGATGCGGCAACTTCGGCATAAGGAACATACTTATCTCGGCCCTAACAGAGCTCAACCTAAGGCCCAACCAGGTAGCGGTCATCAGCGGCATCGGACAGGCCGCAAAGATGCCCCACTACATCAACGCCAACGGCTATCACACGCTCCACGGGCGCTCGATACCGATAGCAACCGGCGTAAAGGCCTCAAACCCAGAGCTTACGGTTATAGCGGAGGGTGGAGACGGCGATATGTATGCCGAGGGTGGAAACCACCTGCTCCACGCGATAAGGAGGAACCCGGACATAACGGTTCTAATCCACGACAACCAGGTTTACGGCCTTACCAAGGGACAGGCCTCGCCGACGACCATGAAGGGAATGAAGACCCCGACCCAGCCGTGGGGAGTGTTTGAGGAGCCGTTTAATCCTCTCGCCCTGGCAATAGCCCTGGACGCTTCCTTCGTCGCGAGAACCTTTATGGGCTACTTCAAGGAGAGCGTTGAGATAATCAAGAAGGCCATCCAGCACAAAGGCCTGGCAATAGTGGACATTCTCCACCCGTGTGTGAGCTTCAACAAGGTTAACACCTACGCATGGTACAGGGAGCACACCTACTGGATGGACGACCACGACCCCTACGACAGAGAGGCTGCCTTCAGGAGGGCAATCGAGAGTGACCCGATCCCGCTCGGGGTATTCTACATCAACGAGAAGCCTACCTTCGAGGAGATGGTTCCTGCATACAGGAAGGACAAGACCCCCCTCTGGAAGCGCGGGCCCAAACACGACCTCGTGGAGAAGTTCTTCGAGGAGAAGAAGCTCTGA
- a CDS encoding SagB/ThcOx family dehydrogenase produces the protein MRIELPAPRLKGEMSLEEAINLRKSVRTYRNEPLTMIQLSQLLWAAYGMNVWGKRTSPSAGACYPFEIYVVVSNVEGLNPGLYHYKGREHAIELVREGELSGPLAKACLDQEHIERAPVSIVVVAHYERTTRRYGERGYRYVHIDAGHMGQNIYLQATALGLGTVAVGAFRDEEVREVLNVPGDPLYIFPVGVPAG, from the coding sequence ATGAGGATCGAACTTCCCGCGCCCCGGTTGAAGGGAGAGATGAGCCTCGAAGAGGCAATAAACCTGAGAAAAAGTGTGAGAACCTACCGAAATGAGCCTTTAACCATGATCCAGCTCTCCCAGCTGCTCTGGGCCGCTTATGGGATGAACGTCTGGGGAAAGCGGACCTCCCCGAGTGCCGGCGCCTGCTATCCATTTGAGATTTACGTGGTAGTTTCGAACGTTGAGGGCCTAAATCCAGGCCTCTACCACTACAAAGGGAGAGAACACGCCATTGAACTCGTTAGGGAGGGTGAGTTGAGTGGACCGTTGGCAAAGGCCTGCCTTGACCAGGAGCACATTGAGAGGGCACCGGTGAGTATAGTGGTGGTGGCCCACTACGAGAGGACGACGAGGCGATACGGGGAAAGAGGATACAGGTACGTGCACATAGACGCAGGCCACATGGGGCAGAACATCTACCTCCAGGCGACGGCTCTGGGACTTGGTACGGTTGCTGTGGGTGCTTTTAGGGATGAAGAGGTACGGGAAGTGCTCAACGTTCCGGGAGATCCGCTTTACATATTTCCCGTGGGAGTCCCCGCGGGGTAA
- a CDS encoding 2-oxoacid:acceptor oxidoreductase subunit alpha gives MVEFREDVSIVLGGAAGQGIQTVEGILTYALKKSGYHVYANKEYMSRVRGGINTTEIRVSSRRVRAFVKRIDILVPFKKGTLTWVKERLGENTVVLGEKENVEEEFLDKVNLVEVPLTKMAMEVGSQLYLNTTAAGLIVGLFHGDFDAVEEYIRKRFGSKGENVVQKNIEAAKKGYELGVKLCEEGTIGVEVQKDESVGEEVLLTGTEAVGIGALAGGMNFLSFYPMSPSTGVSTFAAQHAEDFEIVVEQVEDEISAINMALGAWYAGARAMVSTSGGGFALMSEAISLAGMAENPVVVHLAQRPGPATGLPTRTMQGDLNLVLYAGHGDFPRIILAPGSLEEAFYLTAEAFNLADRYQVPVIILTDQYFVDTYYNLPAPDVEKVKFERHIVEAKPGYRRYELTEDGISPRALPGYGEEVVIANGNEHDEWGDITEDAELTIKMQEKRAIKKLETIKRDAPLPKLIGSENAKYLVIAWGSTLHVVEEAFEKLGREDVALLHFSWVYPLNPKVKEFFEGKVLIDVENNITGQFAELLRKEFGIGVHHRILKYDGRPFSVEEVLEGLKGVIE, from the coding sequence ATGGTGGAGTTTAGGGAAGACGTTTCTATAGTTTTGGGTGGTGCCGCAGGACAGGGCATCCAGACGGTCGAGGGAATCCTCACCTATGCCCTCAAGAAGTCCGGCTACCACGTCTACGCAAACAAGGAGTACATGTCCCGCGTCAGGGGCGGAATAAACACCACGGAGATACGCGTTTCTTCGAGGCGCGTCAGGGCCTTCGTGAAGAGGATAGACATACTCGTGCCGTTCAAGAAGGGCACCCTAACCTGGGTGAAGGAGAGGCTCGGCGAGAATACCGTTGTCCTCGGGGAGAAGGAAAACGTCGAGGAGGAGTTTTTGGACAAGGTCAACCTCGTTGAAGTCCCGCTCACCAAGATGGCCATGGAAGTCGGCAGTCAGCTCTACCTCAACACGACTGCGGCCGGCCTAATAGTCGGCCTCTTCCACGGCGACTTTGATGCTGTCGAGGAGTACATAAGGAAGCGCTTTGGAAGCAAGGGCGAGAACGTCGTCCAGAAGAACATTGAAGCCGCCAAGAAGGGTTACGAGCTGGGCGTTAAGCTCTGCGAGGAAGGAACCATCGGGGTTGAAGTCCAGAAGGACGAGAGCGTTGGGGAAGAGGTTCTCCTCACCGGAACCGAGGCGGTGGGAATAGGCGCTCTTGCCGGCGGCATGAACTTCCTGAGCTTCTACCCGATGAGTCCATCAACGGGAGTCTCCACCTTTGCCGCCCAGCACGCGGAGGACTTCGAGATAGTGGTTGAGCAGGTTGAGGACGAGATTTCAGCCATAAACATGGCACTCGGGGCGTGGTACGCTGGAGCGAGGGCGATGGTGAGCACCTCTGGGGGCGGCTTCGCATTAATGAGCGAGGCGATAAGCTTAGCCGGAATGGCTGAGAACCCGGTGGTGGTCCATCTCGCCCAGAGGCCAGGACCGGCCACAGGTCTGCCGACGAGAACGATGCAGGGTGATTTGAACCTTGTGCTCTACGCGGGTCACGGCGACTTCCCGAGGATAATCCTTGCCCCGGGTAGCCTTGAGGAGGCGTTCTATCTCACGGCGGAGGCCTTCAACTTGGCGGACAGGTACCAGGTTCCCGTGATAATACTCACGGATCAATACTTCGTTGACACCTACTACAACCTTCCGGCTCCGGACGTTGAGAAGGTCAAGTTCGAGCGCCACATAGTGGAGGCGAAGCCAGGCTATAGGAGGTACGAGCTCACCGAGGACGGAATCTCGCCGAGGGCTCTCCCTGGCTACGGTGAGGAGGTCGTGATTGCAAACGGTAACGAGCACGACGAGTGGGGAGACATAACCGAAGATGCCGAGCTCACGATAAAGATGCAGGAGAAGAGGGCCATTAAGAAGCTCGAGACGATAAAGAGGGACGCCCCACTGCCGAAGCTGATAGGAAGCGAGAACGCCAAATACCTCGTCATAGCGTGGGGTTCAACGCTCCACGTCGTTGAGGAGGCCTTTGAGAAGCTCGGGAGGGAAGATGTAGCGTTGCTCCACTTCAGCTGGGTCTACCCGCTCAACCCGAAGGTAAAGGAGTTCTTCGAGGGTAAGGTTCTCATTGACGTGGAGAACAACATCACCGGCCAGTTCGCGGAGCTTCTCAGGAAGGAGTTTGGAATTGGTGTCCATCACAGGATTCTGAAGTACGACGGGAGGCCGTTCTCGGTTGAAGAGGTTCTTGAGGGCCTCAAGGGGGTGATAGAATGA
- a CDS encoding peroxiredoxin, producing the protein MKVGEKAPDFVLKDQNGEEFKLSDFRGKKVLLSFHPLAWTSVCEKQMKALEENYERFEELNVVPVGISVDPVPSKKAWAEHMGLKKLRILSDFWPHGAVAKLYGLFREDGGFSERANVLVDGEGKVAFLKVYPISELPDLEEIFGFLE; encoded by the coding sequence ATGAAAGTTGGTGAAAAGGCGCCGGATTTCGTCCTCAAGGACCAGAACGGTGAGGAGTTCAAGCTCAGCGACTTCCGGGGGAAGAAGGTTCTCCTATCATTCCATCCACTGGCATGGACTTCGGTCTGCGAGAAGCAGATGAAGGCCTTGGAGGAGAACTACGAGCGCTTTGAGGAGCTGAACGTCGTCCCGGTCGGGATAAGCGTTGACCCAGTGCCGAGCAAGAAGGCATGGGCCGAGCACATGGGGCTGAAGAAGCTGAGGATTCTGAGCGACTTCTGGCCGCATGGAGCCGTGGCAAAGCTCTACGGCCTCTTCAGAGAGGACGGGGGCTTCTCCGAGAGGGCAAACGTACTGGTGGACGGGGAGGGGAAGGTAGCCTTCCTCAAGGTCTACCCGATAAGCGAGCTCCCTGACTTGGAGGAGATTTTCGGGTTCCTCGAGTGA
- the arsB gene encoding ACR3 family arsenite efflux transporter, whose product MGEKMAEKGLSLFEKYLSVWVLLCIIAGIAIGKLFPSVPQALSKFTIANVNMPIAVLIWAMIYPMMVKVDFSAIRRVHRGQMLKGLTVTWVTNWLVKPFSMFLISSFFIGAVFSARFGLIEPSLAKEYIAGAILLGAAPCTAMVFVWSYLADGDPLYTLVQVATNDLIILFAFAPIVGFLMGLNEVPVPYDTLLLSVVLFVVIPLTAGYLSRRHFLKTKGPEWFEREFLPKLSTVSITGLLLTLILLFSFQGEIILENPLHIVLIAIPLTIQTYFIFAIAYGWSWLWKLPHKVAAPASFIGASNFFELAVAVAIALFGLESGAALATVVGVLEEVSIMLSLVWIASKTRGLFTAKFEAGSTIPTLAEE is encoded by the coding sequence TTGGGTGAGAAAATGGCGGAGAAAGGATTGAGCCTCTTCGAAAAATACCTCTCGGTGTGGGTTCTCCTCTGCATAATCGCGGGGATAGCGATTGGTAAGCTCTTCCCATCAGTACCCCAGGCACTTTCAAAGTTTACCATAGCTAACGTCAACATGCCCATAGCGGTGCTGATATGGGCGATGATCTACCCCATGATGGTCAAGGTGGACTTTTCAGCCATAAGGCGCGTCCACAGGGGTCAGATGCTCAAGGGCCTGACCGTCACTTGGGTGACAAACTGGCTCGTAAAGCCCTTCAGCATGTTCCTCATAAGCTCCTTCTTCATAGGGGCGGTCTTCTCGGCCAGGTTCGGTCTCATTGAACCATCGCTGGCGAAGGAGTACATAGCGGGTGCGATACTCCTCGGGGCGGCACCTTGCACGGCAATGGTCTTCGTGTGGAGTTATCTGGCCGATGGCGACCCCCTCTACACCCTCGTGCAGGTGGCAACGAACGACCTCATAATTCTCTTTGCCTTCGCACCCATAGTCGGCTTCCTCATGGGCCTCAACGAGGTGCCCGTCCCTTACGACACGCTCCTCCTCTCGGTGGTGCTCTTCGTGGTCATTCCGCTGACGGCGGGCTACCTCTCGAGGAGGCACTTCCTCAAAACAAAGGGACCAGAGTGGTTCGAGCGCGAGTTCCTGCCGAAGCTGAGCACTGTTTCAATAACCGGCCTGCTTCTAACGCTTATACTCCTTTTCTCCTTCCAGGGAGAGATAATCCTCGAGAATCCTCTCCACATAGTCCTCATAGCCATTCCACTGACGATACAGACCTACTTCATCTTCGCGATAGCCTACGGGTGGTCGTGGCTCTGGAAGCTCCCGCACAAAGTCGCCGCTCCTGCTTCATTCATAGGTGCGAGCAACTTCTTTGAGTTAGCGGTAGCGGTTGCGATAGCCCTCTTCGGGCTGGAAAGCGGCGCGGCTCTGGCGACGGTGGTTGGAGTCCTGGAGGAAGTGTCCATAATGCTGAGCCTTGTGTGGATTGCCAGCAAGACAAGGGGACTGTTCACTGCCAAATTCGAAGCCGGAAGCACAATCCCAACGCTTGCTGAGGAGTGA